From a single Hippopotamus amphibius kiboko isolate mHipAmp2 chromosome X, mHipAmp2.hap2, whole genome shotgun sequence genomic region:
- the ARL13A gene encoding ADP-ribosylation factor-like protein 13A, with protein MLRLLTGCCSRLKATEEPRRYATVAIVGLDSSGKTLLAEAFQRFLPSRTDSSVKPEMTTLLLDNYEVSIYDLNGDRKSQGIWPNYYARTHGLVFVLDSSNLRRIQEARVILTRLLSDRRVSGKPILLLANKQDKKDALLPCDIVKYLLLEKLMSKSKSMCRVEPCSAIKNLQRGNQQPIIEGLRWLLSAIGDTYEELCTPQEPPASRIPASKGTRGFGERCSSDSVATRMQMSKEKGQHLEQQSMAPRPLKSILYKGDIRTRPKKNLSVTFALDEPMEKGECSRGRWCM; from the exons ATGCTCCGGCTACTGACCGGCTGCTGTTCTCGTCTAAAGGCAACTGAAGAGCCACGAAG GTATGCAACCGTCGCCATAGTGGGACTGGACAGCTCAGGCAAGACTCTTCTTGCGGAGGCATTCCAGAGAT TCCTCCCCAGTAGGACAGACAGTTCTGTGAAACCTGAAATGACCACACTCCTGCTGGATAATTATGAAGTTTCCATCTACGACCTGAATGGAGACAGGAAGAGCCAAGGAATCTGGCCCAACTACTATGCTCGGACACATGGGCTGGTTTTTGTTCTGGATTCCAGTAACTTAAGGCGCATTCAGGAAGCGAGGGTCATCTTAACCCGCCTGCTGTCTGATAGAAGAGTTTCAGGGAAACCCATTCTACT CCTGGCCAACAAGCAAGACAAGAAAGATGCCCTGCTACCTTGTGATATTGTTAAATATCTGCTGCTGGAAAAGCTAATGAGCAAGAGCAAGTCCATGTGCCGAGTG GAACCCTGTTCAGCCATCAAAAACCTCCAAAGAGGGAACCAACAGCCTATAATTGAAGGCCTGCGCTGGCTGTTATCTGCCATTGGGGATACATATGAAGAGCTGTGTACTCCCCAAGAGCCACCCGCATCGAGAATCCCAGCCTCTAAGGGCACCAGAGGCTTTGGGGAAAGATGCTCATCAGACAG CGTTGCTACCAGGATGCAAATGTCCAAAGAAAAAGGACAGCATCTAGAACAACAGTCAATGGCACCTAGGCCTCTAAAGTCAATCCTATAC AAAGGAGATATAAGAACAAGACCTAAAAAGAACTTATCAGTAACATTTGCTTTAGACGAACCCATGGAGAAGGGTGAATGTTCTCGGGGGCGATGGTGCATGTAA